A region of the Mugil cephalus isolate CIBA_MC_2020 chromosome 23, CIBA_Mcephalus_1.1, whole genome shotgun sequence genome:
TATTTGATTGAGTCCTCCATTAAAACAGGGCTGAACCATTGTCTGTAGAGGGGgctgggagggggaggagggaaagagagagaaaacgaaGAGTTCCTGTTACCGAGCTAGGTTGGCGCCCCCTTCTGGAAGGGCCCCGGCGCGTCAAACAGGTTGCATAGACAGACACACTCGGCCGCCTCAGCCTCCAGCCGTCGCTATGGAGACCAGCCATACgggagaggggaggggcggcggcggtggtggtggcggcgacGGTGGTGGTGACGGCGTGGGAGACGGCCTTGGCTTTCCTGAATATCAGAAATGGTCCGTGTatgtagatgtgtgtttgttttttaatacaaGTTCCTGTGAATGGGCTTCATGGCTccacagcagaagaagaagaagaagtagaagaagaagaagaaggagagagagcggaggggggggggtcacctAATGTcaagatgaagatgaatgaagaggAGGGGCCTGAGGGGAAGAGATGGAACAAGAGGATCAGCAAGGAACTTGAATTGATCGGCTCGAGgcgagcttttattttttatgtatgtacTGCTGTAGTTTATTGAAATTTAAAAGGCGTCTAATGAATGTCTGGTTTAAGTCAAACCTTCTGTTCAGGTATTATGTGAAGAAGAACACACCTTTCGCCACCAGACATACTTGGTGTAGCATTACACAAGATATCTCTGACTCGTTGGTATCAATAGCTGCATATTCGAACAATTTACgccattaaaacatttaatttaagcaAAAACTCATCTATCACGCCAGCTCAAATTTCGTCTCAATAACGGCGCGCGCCCTCGGgtgctcctcttctctccctcgGTGGAGACTTACTAATGTGAACTGGTCGTAGACCTGCATCAGGTCCTCCATCCTGTGCTGCTCCAGCACCACGAAGTCGTCCAGCGTGGCGCTGCCTTTCCTGGCGCAGTCCTGGCAGTGGACCACGTGCTGCTTCTTGGACAGGAGCTCGCGGCGCACGAACAGCAGGTTGAACACCTCCACCTGCAGAGgacgcacacagacgcacataaACGCCGACACTAGCAGGTCCTAATATCGAGTAGAGGTCGCCCTTGTGCATTCAAAATAGTTGGGATTCATTAGAGAATGGAGATGGGGGGAATGGGTTAAGGGCGGGGCCTCTATATCGGGCCGATAATTTGCactttttactggtatcggtatcATACACGGCTCCACGTGCCGATATctatacatgtatatttttttccccctgacaggatttacagacaggcgcatccacgGGCAGCCATGTGCTGCCGGAGACGCTCAACGAAAAATCCGTAGTGGTATCgaccctaaaaaatccatatcggtcgatccctactaagtaacatccacatgaatgaattccaggttcaaaagtttcccaccaaAACGCTGAAtagtcacaagacggtcaatgttatttactcttCTTCGTATGAATACTAAAAGCATCTCTGTTGAGCTACGCCTCTGAAAGGCAGACGCGTTATGTCGTCCAAAGAGATGTGGATGATGTTCTGacaaaacagctgaaaactCTGCATTCAAATTAAGCCATTAACAGACGTGTTAATTAGCTGAAACAAAAGTTGAACGCAACAGGcactgatgcagaaaaaaatatataaataaataaagtgcaggaGGAATTCTTTTTAACTAGAGACTTTAGTTGAGATggataaaaaggtaaaatgtcGAGGCTTCCAGGTCTCTAAAACCTgacgaaataaataaagaaatcacgCGGCCAAGTGTCTCATCGCTGAAAACAGCACCCGCTTTAGTTTTTGTGAATCCCAAATTGCCAATTATTGGACTCAAACcggcagaaaaaacaaaatcaaggGACAAATGGATGTGGCTGGCGTCCAAGCCCGCGGGGTGTAGTAATATCCCGCATGTGAGCGGAAACACAAGAGACAATTATCTTCTTGAGAAGAAGTGTGGGCTTTGCGAAGCCAGAAATGTGAAATCCTGTTAAAATTCGCACCCCTGACGCCCGAAATGTTCCCGGTGCGTTCACTGACCTCACAGATGGTGCAGTAGTGGGCCGGCTCGTCCCTCGTCCTCGGCCTCAGCACCGTTTCCTTGCCGGCCGACGCCAGGGCTTCCTTCACCCACTGGCACTGCTTCAACGTCCGCAGCAAGCAGTACCTGACAAACAATTACACACACGTGTCAGACAAACAATGCGAAGGCAAAGTCGAGCGGAGAGAACGCGAAGGGAGTTAAGGCGACTCACTTGATCATCTCAAACAGCTTGTGGTCGGACACTTTAATGTTGCGCGCCATGTTCCAGGAGAGGTGCACCATGGGAACCATGGACTTGACGCTCTGGAGCTTGTTCCACTCGTAGCGCTCCACCGCCAGCTTGTACTGGTGGGCTAGAAAGAACAGTTTCAAGATttaatatcataaaaaaaaaaaaaaaaaaaaaatcacgtttTTTTCAGTCCGGCTTCTGTTTGTTCAATTCTTTTTCCAGTAGATTCACAGAGGTGACCTTTCTGCTGCATTAACGCAACACCACGGAACGGTTTTACCTTCGAACAAACAACGTTTTAAATGAAAGGTCGTACGTGCGGCGAGGAAAATGGACATAATTAAAAAGCCCTGCGGCGAGGGCCTGCTTTAACGAGAAGTGTGgacgggaggagaggaaggacaaAAGAGGCTCGGATAGAATAGGATAAAAGGATAAGCTATCCTTTAATTTTTTACCAGGAGGGAGCAGCTCCACTCCGACGCTTAAACACAGTCTTTTATACCGTcgattttaaaatgatgaatttcTTCCaattaatgatgaaaatgtgcattttaaagaGGAGCATTAATGATGGAGGCTATTACATCATCTATGTGCAAGCAGATCAAATATGAATGCACAAGTAGTCCTAACCCAAGTCCCTAACCCTCCACCCTAACCCAAGTCCCTAACCCTaggtcctaaccctaacccaagtccctaaccctaagtcctaACCCTAAGTCCTAACCCTAGGTCCAAACCCTAACCCAAGTCCCTAACCCTAGGTCCTAACCCAAGTCCCTAACCCaagtccctaaccctaacccaagtccctaaccctaagtcctaaccctaacccaagtccctaaccctaagtcctaACCCAAGTCCTAACCCTaggtcctaaccctaacccaagtccctaaccctaagtcctaACCCAagtccctaaccctaagtcctaACCCAAGTCCCTAACCCTaggtcctaaccctaacccaagtCCCTAACCCTAAATCCTAACCCAAGTCCCTAACTCTaggtcctaaccctaacccaagtccctaaccctaagtcctaACCCAAGCCCTAACTAGCCTAACCTaccaccctaaccctaagcacCATCTAATTCCATCCTCCAAACTGAACATCTCAAATGATGCATCGCTCATTGTTGCCTGATGAAAACTTGCATTTAAGAGAATGTAATAAGCTAACTTTTTACCTCAATGGGTCAAAGTATTATCAAAAAATAATGTACCGGTGAGAGGTCCTACGTTCCAGGCGATGTTGTTGCACCAGCCGATGGCCTGCACCCAGTGGACGGTGCCCGTGTTGAGCCACACCAAGTCGCCCGGACGCTGGATGAACCGATACACGGGCACGTCGGCCTCGTACAGGTCCTCCAGGTTGGGCCACCAGGAGCCCATCAGGAAGTTGATGTTATTCCTGGAAAGGCAAAGGCCTTGTGGTGAATATATGAATGGAAAGGAAGAGAAGGGGAGGTGAggaatgagtaaataaataaatctcacttTTCACAGAAGTTGCTCATCACTCCCCAGTAGGGCTCCGGCACCGCAAACCATTCACAGTCTCCCGGTCCGATGTTGATGTTGACGGCGCAGAAGTTGTTGTGCTCCTGGTGCCCCGGTATCCTGCTCCCGGGCACCTTCATGTACAGCTGGACCGTGTTCATGCCCAGGATGGTGTGGCCGACGTGGCTCAGCAGGTTGCCGGCGGAGACGACCCGAGCGAACGCCGGCAGTTTGCTGAgctcctggagctgctgcttcCACCTGAGGCGAGGGGAGGACGTTAGGTGAAACGTTTCAAAATTAAACGGGCAACGTGGTGCTTAAATCTCTACTCACTTCCTCTCGTCCGACACGTCGATGTTGGTTCCGAACTTGATGTGTTTTAAGGGTCCTCTTCTTTTGCGAGCAGCACTAGAAACATATACATTATAATTACAATCTGAAACATGCAACATTAAGGTGGTGACTGAAATAACTGCAGCTCGTACCTCTCCGCTGACGCTGGCTCCACGTCCGAGGGCTCCTTTAATGCcttcttttcattctcctcctgaaaaacaaaacacaacgacGCTTTCACACCACCGTCGAACCTCTTCCCCTGCACTCTCTCGCATCTATTCTGCCTCTCAGACAACTGACCCGCAGGGATTCCTGGAAGGAAGCAGCCTGGTACTGGGCGTATTTGGCGATGGTGGTGTGGGCGCGGGCGCTCTCGCAGCGCCACATCTTCTTGGTGCCCGTCGGGTCCCAGTTCTCGTCGGCGGGCTGAGAGAGCTGGGTCCAGACCTCCACCAGGTGCTCCGGGTTGGCCTCCACCAGTGTCTTCGTGGAGAAGAGGCCCAGGTCTGCGCAAATTGACGAGGGTACGACTcaaatatttgtaatatttcataGATATGCTTTAGAAATATAACAACATTGCAAGCGAAGCACTTACCCAGTTTGAGCGCTCCAGCCAGGCCCCTGATGACGGTGACGGGGTTGGAAGGGTTTGTGCAGAACTGGTGCAGAGGGGGGAAGAACGCGTCCCTCTTGTTCTCCAGCTGGTTCACACAATAAACAAGAAGTTatcaaaaaaatgcaaatatccaAATTAACGGTAACTTTCTTGCATGCACTTACATAAATGCTGGGTGTGGGAGGGTTCAGCTTGTCTTTGGGCAGGGCTGGCGAGGGCGGAGGGGGCAGCCGGGGCGGGGGGCACTTATCGAGGAGGATGCTGCTGTTGGACAGGCCGTTCTTCCCCAAGTTTCTGCACAGAACGCACACCCGGAAAATGAGAAACGCCAGACAATCGAACAAAAACGGATGAAGTGACACGGCGGTTTCTGCATGGCAACACGACTGCCCAGTAGCCTTCCCTGTTGTTCACGGTTacataatctgttttttttttctccccccctctgGTTGTGTAGTTGCAGCGCTATTCCACTGGGAGGAGACATGTTCAAAACAAACTGCACACTCCAACTGATCATGAGCGCAAGGAGTAAAGTCAGCTCCAGTTTAGGAAAACAAACGCTATTTAGATGCATTTCTATCAATTATGAAGACAACTTTAAATGTACAACCCTAACCTTACAAGCTGTGTGATTGACAACAATCCGTTTCTACTAATCAAGTCCATTTCCATTAGTACCTCAAACAAGCTTTTTAATTCATGAGTTGTTGCCAGAATCAATTGGAGCGCTGCATGCCTCTACAGGAAGTTACAAGGTGACTCAGACAATTTGCCTCACGCCAGAAAATCTGCTGTAATGCTGATGAACTTAAACCTCCATCACGGCCCGATTGCGTGTTGTTGTGCCTTTGTCAACAAAGCCGGGAGGAATTAAAGAGGGCCAGCGGGGCACCGTCTGGTCTGCCATTCTCACCTGCAGGCCTTCAGCACGTCCGTGGAGCTGGGGTAGATGGATATCGACGACGAGGCCGAGGACGAGGAGCTGTGTCCGTGCGGGGGCGTAGCTTTGAGACTGGTGACGGCGGGCGGCTCGGCCTTCAGCGGGCTTTGGGAGTCCTCGGAGATGCCTCCCTTGCCGTTGCCGTTGACGGCGGGGGGCGCGGCAGACGCGGCGGGGCTGTGGGCGCCTGTTTGGGTGTGTTCTGAGGATTTGGGCGAGGGCGTGGCGGTGGATATGGCGGAGATGGGCGAGGACGCAGCCGAGCTGCCCTGTGCGTGGGGGGTCGGGGGGAGGACGGCCGGGTGGATGTTGTTGACTTTCTTGTGGGAGTCGGGCGCGGCGGACGAAGTCCCTTGTGACGGCCCCTCGCTCTCCTCAGGGCCCTTCCCCCCTGCCAGCAGGGCAGATAGCCTAGGATTGTCTGCGCTGAGGGTCGGCTTCTCGCCGCCTTCTTCCGCCTTGCCGCCCTCCCCCGAGTGGACGTGATTGGCTAGGCCGTCCGCCTGCGCCGGTTTGCCGTCGGCTGACGGCAgtggcggcagcggcggcgttTTACCCTCGGGGGCACCATTGCCGAGGGGCGCGGCTGCCGTGTTGCCATCTTTGGTAGCGGACGCACCGGGTCCTGCTCCACCTGAGGTAGAGgagtgggggagggagggaggggacggGAGGTGGTTATGAGGCTGCTGCCGCGGCGACGGGGCATTAGTGGAATGTCCAACCTGATTGTTGGGGTGCACGGGGGCAGAGGAGTTGGGGGTTTGAGGGTGAGAGGGGGTCCCCTCAATGCTGGAGCCTGTCGCATGTGGAACAGACCCCTTCTGAGGCCCctggcgagaaaaaaaaaaactgttatttagCATACACACATGAAGCTGTTGTGACTTGTACATACTTTGGCTCCGTGCCATTAGAGATATGTGTAATGCTTCTTGTAtactttcattttcagatttcaCAACAGCCTTTATGGCTTTTCTGAATGGTTTCTGACAGCGTACACACCAGAGCCAAGTAGGTCAGAAGGATTAAAGACGTGGCTGTGCGACAGATGTAGCGGCGCGGCTAACCTGAGAGGAGTTTAGGTGCAGGGCCTGGCGCGGCGTGGCGTCCTGTGTTTGCGTGCTTGTGCAGGTGTGAGGTAGCAGAGCTGCGTCGCCGCTGCCGGCAGGTTGCAGGTAAGGCACGTCTCCGTTGGGTCCTGTGGCCGCGGGCCCCGGCTGattattactactactgttACTGGTACTGTTTTCGCCCGCGGGGAGCGGGTCCGAGTGTCCGTGTGTCCCGGGGCCTACGAGGCCGTTGGCCAGCGGCTGAGGCGGGCAGAAGGGTCGGTGGGGTCCGAGGCCGGGCCGCGTCGGGTGGAGGCTGGGGTtgggggaagggagggagtTGGTGGTGGGTCCGTTGGGGAGGGAAGGCCGCACCTGACCTCCCGAGGCATTCTGtctcatctgcaaaaaaaaaaaaaacaaaaaaaacctttataACATTGCATAATTATGGTCTATTTGAGCGCAGAAACATGAACCGCCAAAACATCAGAAACGTTCACGTTCTCACCTGTCATGCCGAAACTTCCCTGCGCTCTCTTGCGGTTTACCACGTGATGCAACAATTTAACGCCTCCGCGCGCCTCCACACACTATGAAAGGGTTTTTTTGCGAAGCCGAGGCCCCGCTCTGCATAATACTGTGGCCTCATAAATCATGCAGTGTTTACACGCTCCGGATTAGCGGGCTTATTTATTCTCACTTGCAGCTTTGAGCCTTCACCTACCCCCTCGCGCGCGTTTATAGAATCGCCGCAGACAACGCGTGAGGGGCTGAAGGATGGATCTTCTGGCGTACAAGAATATGCATCTGTACGTAAACTgactttaaatgatttaaatcctTTACGATTAATTATTCAAATACGTGAAAATGGCAATACATACGGATTAATCAGACCTAACCCAAACCGATGTATGACCAGCGGTCTGAGGTGTCTGCTTgccatttgatttaattttttttaaaaacaaaattttatGTACCTGGTGCTGCTGCATTATGGCGAGCTgagcctccagctgctccaaCATCTGTAGCTGTGGTGGCTTCAGGTTGGCCCGGTTACTCCGCAACTGTTCCAGCACCTGAAAGGGTACGGTgcaaaaaacccccaaaaaaacgGTGTGACCAccacatttttataaaaaaaaaaaaaaaaaaaaaaaaagaaagacatgcAGAATAATATTACCAACCTGTAACTTCTGTGGGGAGAGGTACCAGTTGGGGACTGGCGGCTGTGCTGGATTACTGGCCCAAGATTCACCCTGAaggcgaaaaaaaaagacaaattatggCGActgacaacataaaaaaaatagagattgaccgatataTTTGGccgatatttgtgttttttttgttggtatCGGTATCAGCCGATATGCGggtatatatataaacacacacacacatacacatgtgtgtgtgtttctcccaaggcaagatttacagacaggcacatccacaTACAGACGCTGTggacccatgcagcccatacatggccCCTGCTCCACTAGCACAGTGCACACAGCTGCAAATTtgaaaatgcttgtactcataGACGTGCCGAGCCTCTAGAAATAAGTTTACGTAAACATTTACCTAACCAGATGTATTTACTTTATCAGTCAGCACCAccacattacagtcattagcaacagccctaacttgttgttgttgagtaggagtttgctaggtgctttttttctctctctctctggcaaactaaTAAGTGCAGGCTGTCAGTCgaccactgtccacagtttatattggagctgttgtgcagttgttaagcttttggtaggaaaatgtgttgatgttaacGCCGAGGTGTAAGACTAATACTGCCTGTACGGTAAACATACTTTGCTGAGAAGGACCACGGGCCGAAGCAGGCTGCAGCTGTGACGTCCACTGAGTAAGAGGTGATTGAGAGTAAAGAACTAAAAAGTAATTGACAGATTTGCCTTTCTCAAGGTGAAGGGGAATAGACTGGAGTCTGCTCTGACTCtagtgtcatttttatcatgtaaatggggggaaaaagcagcatcggctccaaatatcagctctagtatcggccctaaaaaatccgtATCGGTCGATCTCGATATAACGTCTATTGAATAAAGTCTTCTTTTAATTATCGTCCATTTCTGAGCTTCATAGTTACCTTGGTGGGACTGGAGGCTCTCCTCCTCTTGGCTGGGCAGGACTGGTCCTCCGCTTGGCCCAGCGAGCCCACGTGAGGGGGCAGAGACTGACCCGAGCCCCCACCCTCTGCACTGTGGTTGGGCTTACAAGCctggaagggaggggggggcggaggGAAGCGCAGGCAAGaggaagcaaagcaaaaaaataaaaaaataaaaaatgaatggaaaaaagaagaaagaagagaaaaaggatcggggggggggaaagaaagaggaaaatagtgttggtgaaaaaaaaaatatgtatcagGAGGTAAAGCagcaaaaggggggaaaattAAGTACGGCAAGAGGGAGGAGTCATGaagacaggaagaagaggagaagacagagcagagaaatgCTGTGATTTTGGGTTTGCAGCTCATAAGACACATAGAGCAAAAACATTCCTGTGTATCTGGAGGTGTCGCACCAACAACGGCCCCTGGGGCGTTTCCCCTGTTGTAGAGGAATGCTGGGTAAccctgtccccccccccccaccaccacccccaccaccacctccctcctttcctccctgcCTCTAATGTACAATGCTGGTGTCACACGGCCAAATTCGCTGTCTCCCTCCCAAAAACGTCTGAGGACACAGGAGCGTAACCTTTGCAGCGAAAGGTCACAACACACCGACGGCCTCACTGCGAGCAAGAGCATGAGTCAGATGTGACCGCTTACAAATTCAGTTTGACTGAGActcacctgcttttttttttgtttgttttttcttccgtCAATATATGTTCAATATATGTTGTTGTTAAAAGTCACATCTGAGCCATTgaaatccaatttttttttttttttacttcttccaAATCACTCGCACCAGGTCAGAGGTCTCACATAAGGTAAGATTAATAAACaatgatcacacacacaaacatggacacagCAGAGCTACTGAATGGTGAGCATGATCGAATGAAGTGGCGGTGGAACACTAGGGGGCAGCGGCCGAGGACGACTAAGGTCAGCtactgaagaggaggaggaggaggaaggggggcgggaggaggaggaaggagggaagaagatGGACAGA
Encoded here:
- the LOC125000983 gene encoding lysine-specific demethylase 6A-like isoform X5, which gives rise to MQSCAVSVAAAACAAARSLGSASSGGDEGKKMAAGKASETEEDFPTLTAQERDNLAGIDSSLFGFQKLHEDGARTKALLMKAVRCYDSLILKAEGKVEPELFCQLGHFNLLLEDYPKALSAYQRYYSLQSDYWKNAAFLYGLGMVYFHYNAFQWAIKAFQEVLYIDPGFSRAKEIHLRLGLMFKVNTDYESSLKHFQLALIDSNPCTLSKAEIQFHIAHLYEIQKRYRASKEAYESLLQTEDLPAQVKATTLQQLGWMHHTVEQLGDRSSRDSYAIQCLQKSLEADPNSGQSWYFLGRCYSSIGKVQDAFISYRQSIDKSEASADTWCSIGVLYQQQNQPMDALQAYICAVQLDHSHAAAWMDLGTLYESCNQPHDAIKCYINATRSKGCTNTTALTHRIKCLQACKPNHSAEGGGSGQSLPPHVGSLGQAEDQSCPAKRRRASSPTKGESWASNPAQPPVPNWYLSPQKLQVLEQLRSNRANLKPPQLQMLEQLEAQLAIMQQHQMRQNASGGQVRPSLPNGPTTNSLPSPNPSLHPTRPGLGPHRPFCPPQPLANGLVGPGTHGHSDPLPAGENSTSNSSSNNQPGPAATGPNGDVPYLQPAGSGDAALLPHTCTSTQTQDATPRQALHLNSSQGPQKGSVPHATGSSIEGTPSHPQTPNSSAPVHPNNQVGHSTNAPSPRQQPHNHLPSPPSLPHSSTSGGAGPGASATKDGNTAAAPLGNGAPEGKTPPLPPLPSADGKPAQADGLANHVHSGEGGKAEEGGEKPTLSADNPRLSALLAGGKGPEESEGPSQGTSSAAPDSHKKVNNIHPAVLPPTPHAQGSSAASSPISAISTATPSPKSSEHTQTGAHSPAASAAPPAVNGNGKGGISEDSQSPLKAEPPAVTSLKATPPHGHSSSSSASSSISIYPSSTDVLKACRNLGKNGLSNSSILLDKCPPPRLPPPPSPALPKDKLNPPTPSIYLENKRDAFFPPLHQFCTNPSNPVTVIRGLAGALKLDLGLFSTKTLVEANPEHLVEVWTQLSQPADENWDPTGTKKMWRCESARAHTTIAKYAQYQAASFQESLREENEKKALKEPSDVEPASAESAARKRRGPLKHIKFGTNIDVSDERKWKQQLQELSKLPAFARVVSAGNLLSHVGHTILGMNTVQLYMKVPGSRIPGHQEHNNFCAVNINIGPGDCEWFAVPEPYWGVMSNFCEKNNINFLMGSWWPNLEDLYEADVPVYRFIQRPGDLVWLNTGTVHWVQAIGWCNNIAWNVGPLTAHQYKLAVERYEWNKLQSVKSMVPMVHLSWNMARNIKVSDHKLFEMIKYCLLRTLKQCQWVKEALASAGKETVLRPRTRDEPAHYCTICEVEVFNLLFVRRELLSKKQHVVHCQDCARKGSATLDDFVVLEQHRMEDLMQVYDQFTLAPPLHSSSS
- the LOC125000983 gene encoding lysine-specific demethylase 6A-like isoform X2, producing MQSCAVSVAAAACAAARSLGSASSGGDEGKKMAAGKASETEEDFPTLTAQERDNLAGIDSSLFGFQKLHEDGARTKALLMKAVRCYDSLILKAEGKVEPELFCQLGHFNLLLEDYPKALSAYQRYYSLQSDYWKNAAFLYGLGMVYFHYNAFQWAIKAFQEVLYIDPGFSRAKEIHLRLGLMFKVNTDYESSLKHFQLALIDSNPCTLSKAEIQFHIAHLYEIQKRYRASKEAYESLLQTEDLPAQVKATTLQQLGWMHHTVEQLGDRSSRDSYAIQCLQKSLEADPNSGQSWYFLGRCYSSIGKVQDAFISYRQSIDKSEASADTWCSIGVLYQQQNQPMDALQAYICAVQLDHSHAAAWMDLGTLYESCNQPHDAIKCYINATRSKGCTNTTALTHRIKCLQAQLSNPQLSSLQGKSKMLPLIEEAWSLPIPAELTSRQGGLSSAPQQACKPNHSAEGGGSGQSLPPHVGSLGQAEDQSCPAKRRRASSPTKGESWASNPAQPPVPNWYLSPQKLQVLEQLRSNRANLKPPQLQMLEQLEAQLAIMQQHQMRQNASGGQVRPSLPNGPTTNSLPSPNPSLHPTRPGLGPHRPFCPPQPLANGLVGPGTHGHSDPLPAGENSTSNSSSNNQPGPAATGPNGDVPYLQPAGSGDAALLPHTCTSTQTQDATPRQALHLNSSQGPQKGSVPHATGSSIEGTPSHPQTPNSSAPVHPNNQVGHSTNAPSPRQQPHNHLPSPPSLPHSSTSGGAGPGASATKDGNTAAAPLGNGAPEGKTPPLPPLPSADGKPAQADGLANHVHSGEGGKAEEGGEKPTLSADNPRLSALLAGGKGPEESEGPSQGTSSAAPDSHKKVNNIHPAVLPPTPHAQGSSAASSPISAISTATPSPKSSEHTQTGAHSPAASAAPPAVNGNGKGGISEDSQSPLKAEPPAVTSLKATPPHGHSSSSSASSSISIYPSSTDVLKACRNLGKNGLSNSSILLDKCPPPRLPPPPSPALPKDKLNPPTPSIYLENKRDAFFPPLHQFCTNPSNPVTVIRGLAGALKLDLGLFSTKTLVEANPEHLVEVWTQLSQPADENWDPTGTKKMWRCESARAHTTIAKYAQYQAASFQESLREENEKKALKEPSDVEPASAESAARKRRGPLKHIKFGTNIDVSDERKWKQQLQELSKLPAFARVVSAGNLLSHVGHTILGMNTVQLYMKVPGSRIPGHQEHNNFCAVNINIGPGDCEWFAVPEPYWGVMSNFCEKNNINFLMGSWWPNLEDLYEADVPVYRFIQRPGDLVWLNTGTVHWVQAIGWCNNIAWNVGPLTAHQYKLAVERYEWNKLQSVKSMVPMVHLSWNMARNIKVSDHKLFEMIKYCLLRTLKQCQWVKEALASAGKETVLRPRTRDEPAHYCTICEVEVFNLLFVRRELLSKKQHVVHCQDCARKGSATLDDFVVLEQHRMEDLMQVYDQFTLAPPLHSSSS
- the LOC125000983 gene encoding lysine-specific demethylase 6A-like isoform X1, encoding MQSCAVSVAAAACAAARSLGSASSGGDEGKKMAAGKASETEEDFPTLTAQERDNLAGIDSSLFGFQKLHEDGARTKALLMKAVRCYDSLILKAEGKVEPELFCQLGHFNLLLEDYPKALSAYQRYYSLQSDYWKNAAFLYGLGMVYFHYNAFQWAIKAFQEVLYIDPGFSRAKEIHLRLGLMFKVNTDYESSLKHFQLALIDSNPCTLSKAEIQFHIAHLYEIQKRYRASKEAYESLLQTEDLPAQVKATTLQQLGWMHHTVEQLGDRSSRDSYAIQCLQKSLEADPNSGQSWYFLGRCYSSIGKVQDAFISYRQSIDKSEASADTWCSIGVLYQQQNQPMDALQAYICAVQLDHSHAAAWMDLGTLYESCNQPHDAIKCYINATRSKGCTNTTALTHRIKCLQAQLSNPQLSSLQGKSKMLPLIEEAWSLPIPAELTSRQGGLSSAPQQACKPNHSAEGGGSGQSLPPHVGSLGQAEDQSCPAKRRRASSPTKGESWASNPAQPPVPNWYLSPQKLQVLEQLRSNRANLKPPQLQMLEQLEAQLAIMQQHQMRQNASGGQVRPSLPNGPTTNSLPSPNPSLHPTRPGLGPHRPFCPPQPLANGLVGPGTHGHSDPLPAGENSTSNSSSNNQPGPAATGPNGDVPYLQPAGSGDAALLPHTCTSTQTQDATPRQALHLNSSQGPQKGSVPHATGSSIEGTPSHPQTPNSSAPVHPNNQVGHSTNAPSPRQQPHNHLPSPPSLPHSSTSGGAGPGASATKDGNTAAAPLGNGAPEGKTPPLPPLPSADGKPAQADGLANHVHSGEGGKAEEGGEKPTLSADNPRLSALLAGGKGPEESEGPSQGTSSAAPDSHKKVNNIHPAVLPPTPHAQGSSAASSPISAISTATPSPKSSEHTQTGAHSPAASAAPPAVNGNGKGGISEDSQSPLKAEPPAVTSLKATPPHGHSSSSSASSSISIYPSSTDVLKACRNLGKNGLSNSSILLDKCPPPRLPPPPSPALPKDKLNPPTPSIYLENKRDAFFPPLHQFCTNPSNPVTVIRGLAGALKLDLGLFSTKTLVEANPEHLVEVWTQLSQPADENWDPTGTKKMWRCESARAHTTIAKYAQYQAASFQESLREENEKKALKEPSDVEPASAESAARKRRGPLKHIKFGTNIDVSDERKWKQQLQELSKLPAFARVVSAGNLLSHVGHTILGMNTVQLYMKVPGSRIPGHQEHNNFCAVNINIGPGDCEWFAVPEPYWGVMSNFCEKNNINFLMGSWWPNLEDLYEADVPVYRFIQRPGDLVWLNTGTVHWVQAIGWCNNIAWNVGPLTAHQYKLAVERYEWNKLQSVKSMVPMVHLSWNMARNIKVSDHKLFEMIKYCLLRTLKQCQWVKEALASAGKETVLRPRTRDEPAHYCTICEVEVFNLLFVRRELLSKKQHVVHCQDCARKGSATLDDFVVLEQHRMEDLMQVYDQFTLVSLHRGREEEHPRARAVIETKFELA